A single window of Salmo salar chromosome ssa21, Ssal_v3.1, whole genome shotgun sequence DNA harbors:
- the LOC106582404 gene encoding rho-related GTP-binding protein RhoE, with protein MDLNPSVKCKIVVVGDSECGKTALLNVFAKDSFPEGYVPTVFENYTASFEIDTQRVELRLWDTSGSAYYDNVRPLSYPDSDAVLICFDISRPETLDSVLKKWKGEIEEFCPNTKMLLVGCKSDLRTDLFTKSHSGHTPVSYDQGSNMAKQISAPYMECSSLQSENSVRDLFHVATLACVNKGNKNVKRNKSSRTTKRISHSRPDLPTVVSDFQKTKTKTCAVM; from the exons ATGGATTTAAATCCAAGCGTAAAATGTAAAATAGTTGTCGTTGGTGATAGTGAATGTGGGAAAACCGCTCTACTAAATGTGTTTGCAAAAGATTCATTTCCTGAG GGCTACGTTCCCACGGTGTTTGAGAACTACACGGCCAGTTTTGAAATCGATACGCAGAGAGTTGAACTCCGTCTGTGGGACACTTCAG GCTCTGCATACTATGACAATGTGCGACCTCTCTCCTACCCGGACTCTGATGCAGTCCTCATCTGCTTTGAcatcagcagaccagagaccctGGACAGTGTACTGAAGAAG TGGAAAGGAGAGATTGAGGAATTCTGTCCCAACACCAAGATGCTGCTGGTGGGGTGCAAGTCAGACCTACGCACTGACCTTTTTACCAAATCTCACTCTGGCCATACCCCAGTGTCCTATGATCAG ggctCTAACATGGCCAAGCAGATCAGTGCTCCGTACATGGAGTGTTCGTCTCTGCAGTCTGAGAACAGCGTCAGAGACCTCTTCCACGTGGCCACGCTGGCCTGCGTCAACAAGGGCAACAAGAACGTCAAACGCAACAAGTCCTCCAGGACCACCAAGAGGATCTCGCACAGCAGACCTGACCTGCCCACGGTGGTGTCAGACTTCCAGAAGACTAAAACTAAGACCTGTGCTGTTATGTGA